The following are encoded together in the Streptomyces sp. NBC_01465 genome:
- a CDS encoding hydroxyacid dehydrogenase: protein MQTKARALVVMSRSSFEAHFDADRLRRLAGLVTLDDPCWTDELDSARSRERLARAEVLLTSWGAPALTPQRVAAAPRLRAVLHGAGSVRDLVGQEVWRRGIRVTSAADANAVPVAEYTLAAIIFAGKKAPFLAADEQRAYGGWGSVTGYGDVSNFRRTVGIVGFSRIGRQVVELLKVLRGTTVLVADPYADPDEVARAGATLVPLEEMLPRVHVLSVHAPETAGTHHLIGAGQLRRLPDFATVINTARGSLVDPDALAAECASRRLFAILDVTDPEPLPADSPLRRLGRVMITPHIAGSLGTEIGRLTDHVLDELTRFVGRQPLRAEVTAESWALGLSA from the coding sequence ATGCAGACCAAGGCCCGCGCTCTGGTCGTGATGAGCAGGTCCAGCTTCGAGGCCCACTTCGACGCCGACCGCCTGCGCCGCCTCGCCGGCCTCGTGACCCTGGACGACCCCTGCTGGACCGACGAGCTCGACAGCGCCCGGTCGCGCGAACGCCTGGCCCGCGCCGAGGTGCTCCTCACGTCCTGGGGCGCGCCCGCCCTCACCCCGCAGCGGGTCGCCGCGGCCCCCCGGCTGCGGGCCGTGCTGCACGGCGCGGGCAGCGTGCGCGATCTCGTCGGCCAGGAGGTGTGGCGGCGCGGGATCCGGGTGACCAGCGCCGCGGACGCCAACGCCGTACCGGTCGCCGAGTACACCCTCGCGGCGATCATCTTCGCCGGGAAGAAGGCCCCGTTCCTCGCCGCCGACGAGCAGCGCGCGTACGGGGGCTGGGGCTCGGTCACCGGGTACGGCGACGTGTCCAACTTCCGGCGGACCGTCGGCATCGTCGGCTTCTCGCGGATCGGGCGGCAGGTCGTCGAGCTCCTGAAGGTGCTGCGCGGCACCACCGTCCTGGTCGCCGACCCGTACGCGGACCCGGACGAGGTGGCCCGGGCCGGCGCGACCCTCGTACCGCTGGAGGAGATGCTGCCGCGGGTCCACGTCCTGTCCGTGCACGCCCCCGAGACGGCCGGGACCCACCACCTCATCGGCGCCGGGCAGCTGCGCAGGCTCCCCGACTTCGCGACCGTCATCAACACCGCCCGCGGCTCGCTCGTGGACCCCGACGCGCTGGCCGCCGAGTGCGCCTCACGACGGCTGTTCGCGATCCTCGACGTCACCGACCCCGAACCGCTGCCCGCCGACTCGCCGTTGCGCCGCCTCGGCCGCGTGATGATCACCCCGCACATCGCCGGGTCCCTGGGCACCGAGATCGGCCGGCTCACCGACCACGTCCTCGACGAACTCACCCGCTTTGTCGGCCGGCAGCCCCTGCGGGCCGAGGTCACCGCGGAGAGCTGGGCCCTGGGCCTGAGCGCCTGA
- a CDS encoding HD domain-containing protein — MTTHIAGVEIPDSALAREATELVRDTAGPLLYDHSRRVYLFGALRGRRRDLAFDPELLYVAALFHDLGLTQKYAASEQRFEIDGADAARDFLLRHGLTAERARVAWTAIALHTTPEIPYRMEPEVALVTAGVEVDVLGLGFDEVGDAQREAVVTAHPRPDFKRRILAAFTEGIAHRPASAFGNVKSDVLAHFSPGFVRTDFVTVIENSEWSE, encoded by the coding sequence ATGACCACACACATCGCCGGCGTCGAAATCCCCGACAGCGCGCTCGCCAGGGAGGCGACCGAACTCGTCCGCGACACCGCGGGCCCGCTCCTGTACGACCATTCGCGCCGGGTCTACCTCTTCGGTGCACTGCGCGGCCGCCGTCGCGATCTGGCCTTCGACCCTGAACTCCTCTACGTGGCAGCCCTGTTCCACGACCTGGGGCTCACACAGAAGTACGCCGCCTCCGAGCAGCGCTTCGAGATCGACGGCGCGGACGCGGCCCGCGACTTCCTGCTGCGGCACGGTCTGACAGCCGAGCGCGCCCGGGTCGCCTGGACGGCGATCGCCCTGCACACGACGCCCGAGATCCCGTACCGGATGGAGCCGGAGGTGGCCCTGGTCACCGCCGGGGTCGAAGTCGACGTCCTGGGGCTCGGGTTCGACGAGGTCGGCGACGCGCAGCGGGAGGCGGTCGTGACCGCGCATCCCCGGCCCGACTTCAAGCGCCGGATCCTCGCGGCGTTCACCGAGGGCATCGCGCACCGCCCCGCCAGCGCGTTCGGCAACGTCAAGTCCGATGTGCTCGCCCACTTCTCACCGGGCTTCGTCCGTACCGACTTCGTGACCGTCATCGAGAACTCGGAGTGGTCGGAATGA
- a CDS encoding extracellular solute-binding protein, with product MKLKKSLARIAPLVVATALTATACDASGTDSSSSSDGKTVVKVALWNYKTTPEFKALIDGFEAKNPDIDVQPVDILADSYPDKVTTMLAGGDTTDVLTMKNVTDYARYATRGQLLPLTDEATKLDKASYSGLDDYNLKGKYYALPYRSDFWVLFYNKDMTGKADMSKLTWDDYAKLAKQFTKGSGSDKVYGTYLHTWRSVVQAISSAQTGGDQLGGDYGFFKDQYDMALGLQKAKAVLPFSAASSNQITYDSQLTTGKAAMVPMGSWWAAALLAEKQQGKNDINWGMAPMPQIKSDGKTVTFGSPTAFAVNKKAKNADAAKKFVTWASGPEGAAAVAKIGVTPAYTSDKILDTFFSVDGMPTDALSRTAMQPTTVKLEMPVSDKTSDIDQILKEEHELIMSGEKSVDAGIKEMDKRVKDEVQ from the coding sequence ATGAAGTTGAAGAAGAGCCTCGCCCGCATAGCACCGCTGGTCGTCGCCACGGCCCTCACCGCCACCGCCTGCGACGCCAGCGGGACGGACAGCAGCTCGTCGTCCGACGGCAAGACCGTCGTGAAGGTCGCGCTGTGGAACTACAAGACCACACCCGAGTTCAAGGCACTGATCGACGGCTTCGAGGCCAAGAACCCCGACATCGACGTCCAGCCGGTCGACATCCTCGCCGACAGCTACCCGGACAAGGTCACCACGATGCTGGCGGGCGGTGACACCACCGACGTCCTCACCATGAAGAACGTCACCGACTACGCCCGCTACGCCACCCGCGGCCAGCTCCTCCCGCTGACCGACGAGGCGACCAAGCTCGACAAGGCGTCGTACTCCGGCCTCGATGACTACAACCTCAAGGGCAAGTACTACGCGCTGCCGTACCGCTCCGACTTCTGGGTCCTCTTCTACAACAAGGACATGACGGGCAAGGCCGACATGTCTAAGCTGACCTGGGACGACTACGCGAAGCTCGCGAAGCAGTTCACCAAGGGCTCGGGATCCGACAAGGTCTACGGCACCTATCTGCACACCTGGCGCTCCGTCGTCCAGGCGATCTCCTCCGCGCAGACCGGCGGCGACCAGCTCGGCGGCGACTACGGGTTCTTCAAGGACCAGTACGACATGGCCCTCGGCCTGCAGAAGGCGAAGGCGGTCCTGCCGTTCTCCGCGGCCTCCAGCAACCAGATCACCTACGACTCCCAGCTGACCACCGGCAAGGCCGCGATGGTCCCGATGGGCTCCTGGTGGGCGGCCGCGCTGCTCGCCGAGAAGCAGCAGGGCAAGAACGACATCAACTGGGGCATGGCGCCGATGCCGCAGATCAAGAGCGACGGCAAGACCGTCACCTTCGGCTCGCCGACCGCGTTCGCCGTCAACAAGAAGGCCAAGAACGCCGACGCCGCCAAGAAGTTCGTCACCTGGGCCTCGGGCCCCGAGGGCGCGGCCGCCGTCGCGAAGATCGGTGTCACGCCCGCGTACACCAGCGACAAGATCCTCGACACCTTCTTCTCGGTCGACGGCATGCCGACCGACGCGCTGTCCCGTACGGCGATGCAGCCGACCACGGTGAAGCTGGAGATGCCGGTCAGCGACAAGACCTCCGACATCGACCAGATCCTCAAGGAGGAGCACGAGCTGATCATGAGCGGCGAGAAGTCCGTCGACGCGGGGATCAAGGAGATGGACAAGCGTGTGAAGGACGAAGTCCAGTGA
- a CDS encoding carbohydrate ABC transporter permease — MSTTVVRKVTGQIVLYVLLAAVAVAVLLPFIWMLISSVKDDRDVFTVPVQWIPEEFKWENFSSIWTRVPFAAYLGNSFFLSVVITFLQVLTGSFAAYGFAKMRFPGRDLLFTGYIATIAVPWQAYMVPQYVIMQKLGLVNSYTSLILLQAFGAFGVFLMRQFYLTIPVEISEAARLDGLTEYGIWARIVLPLSKPALASLALLTFVNTWNDYMGPFIYLTDNRLWTVQLGLRAFIGQYDAESAMIMTGSVLSVVPVLAVFLLGQRYFVEGIATTGVKG, encoded by the coding sequence ATGAGCACCACCGTCGTGCGCAAGGTGACCGGGCAGATCGTCCTGTACGTACTGCTCGCCGCGGTGGCGGTCGCGGTCCTGCTGCCGTTCATCTGGATGCTGATCTCGTCGGTCAAGGACGACCGCGACGTGTTCACGGTGCCGGTCCAGTGGATCCCCGAAGAGTTCAAGTGGGAGAACTTCTCCAGCATCTGGACGCGGGTGCCGTTCGCCGCCTACCTCGGCAACTCGTTCTTCCTGAGCGTCGTGATCACGTTCCTGCAGGTGCTGACCGGCAGCTTCGCGGCGTACGGCTTCGCCAAGATGCGCTTCCCCGGCCGGGACCTCCTCTTCACCGGGTACATCGCGACGATCGCCGTGCCGTGGCAGGCGTACATGGTGCCCCAGTACGTGATCATGCAGAAGCTCGGCCTGGTGAACTCGTACACGTCACTGATCCTGCTGCAGGCCTTCGGCGCGTTCGGCGTCTTCCTGATGCGGCAGTTCTATCTGACGATCCCGGTCGAGATCAGCGAGGCGGCCCGCCTCGACGGCCTGACCGAGTACGGGATCTGGGCGCGGATCGTGCTCCCGCTGTCCAAGCCGGCCCTCGCGAGCCTCGCGCTCCTGACGTTCGTGAACACCTGGAACGACTACATGGGCCCGTTCATCTATCTGACGGACAACCGCCTGTGGACGGTGCAGTTGGGGCTGCGCGCCTTCATCGGCCAGTACGACGCCGAGTCCGCGATGATCATGACGGGTTCGGTGCTCTCCGTGGTGCCGGTCCTGGCCGTGTTCCTGCTCGGCCAGCGCTACTTCGTCGAGGGCATCGCGACCACGGGGGTGAAGGGATGA
- a CDS encoding GlxA family transcriptional regulator: protein MSLRRPALSRTVAVLAYDGVRLLDVTAPLEVFSTAVTLGARYTPVLLSPHGGAVTTSAGTRLLTDSADSLSGRIHTLIVPGSPGLPQQVPAGLLDAVRTLHSASWRTASVCTGAFALAEAGLLRGRRATTHWRHAGTLTRHHPDIEVHEDAIFVQDGRIYTSAGVSAGLDLSLALVEADEGAELAREVARDLVVFLQRPGGQSQFSVAGHTPAPRHDVLAALLREIAADPAADHSLPELARRAGVSARHLTRLFHSEIRDTPGGYVESVRLEAARTLLDTGESVTAAARRSGLGSDETLRRVFLRHLGVTPSAYRARFRTTSPGRLPVGGGPEGPP from the coding sequence ATGAGCTTGCGCAGGCCCGCCCTCTCCCGCACCGTCGCCGTACTCGCCTACGACGGTGTCCGGCTCCTCGACGTCACGGCCCCCCTCGAGGTGTTCAGTACGGCCGTCACCCTGGGGGCCCGGTACACGCCGGTCCTGCTCTCCCCGCACGGCGGGGCCGTCACCACCTCGGCAGGAACCCGGCTGCTCACGGACTCCGCCGACAGCCTGTCCGGGCGCATCCACACCCTGATCGTGCCCGGCTCCCCCGGCCTCCCCCAGCAGGTGCCGGCCGGCCTTCTCGACGCCGTCCGCACGCTGCACTCCGCGTCCTGGCGCACCGCATCCGTCTGCACCGGCGCCTTCGCGCTGGCCGAGGCGGGGCTGCTGCGCGGCCGGCGTGCCACCACGCACTGGCGGCACGCGGGGACGCTGACGCGACACCATCCCGACATCGAGGTGCACGAGGACGCGATCTTCGTACAGGACGGCCGGATCTACACCTCGGCGGGCGTGAGCGCCGGCCTGGATCTCTCCCTGGCCCTCGTCGAGGCCGACGAGGGCGCGGAGCTGGCCCGTGAAGTCGCCCGCGACCTGGTGGTCTTCCTCCAACGCCCGGGCGGGCAGTCGCAGTTCTCCGTGGCCGGGCACACCCCGGCACCGCGCCACGACGTGCTCGCCGCACTCCTCAGGGAGATCGCCGCGGACCCGGCGGCGGACCACTCCCTGCCGGAGCTCGCCCGCCGGGCCGGTGTCAGCGCACGCCACCTCACCCGGCTCTTCCACAGCGAGATCCGCGATACGCCGGGCGGTTACGTGGAGTCGGTCCGCCTCGAAGCCGCCCGGACCCTCCTCGACACGGGCGAGAGCGTCACCGCCGCGGCCCGGCGCAGCGGCCTCGGCAGCGACGAGACCCTGCGCCGGGTGTTCCTGCGCCATCTCGGTGTGACGCCCTCGGCGTACCGGGCGCGCTTCAGGACAACGTCGCCAGGACGGCTTCCGGTCGGTGGCGGCCCGGAAGGGCCACCATGA
- a CDS encoding substrate-binding domain-containing protein, producing MTSAQHENHEPPAGADQLFALQRRERLMDRLRLHGAVRVRELALDLSVSELTIRRDIAALADRGLLTRVHGGATLPSPLEQEPVRRRRLATPAFTIGMVVPSLDFYWPHIVSGVRNAAAAHGVNVQLRGSSYDQAEDRRQIVRLTESGQVQGLLLAPNLEGPGMHEMIDWIGKLPVPVIFVERQTPEWTPTPHQLEWVRSDHATGLEMAVRHLHTLGHRNIGLVLSKGSPTSAHLAVGWHRACAGLGLSDAFLIRESVALDVPGHRRIIGDILEGCRRSRITALIVHSDPDALSVVQYLTEQGIRVPDDMALVSYDDEVAHLADPAITAVRPPKALVGRTAVEMMLARLLEGRRRPAQRALILPELIIRSSSLPAAPPSLPARTPRRRETV from the coding sequence ATGACGTCGGCACAGCACGAGAACCACGAACCGCCCGCGGGGGCCGACCAGTTGTTCGCGCTGCAACGCCGCGAGCGGCTGATGGACCGGCTGCGACTGCACGGCGCTGTTCGCGTACGCGAACTCGCCCTCGATCTGTCGGTGAGCGAGCTGACCATCCGGCGGGACATCGCGGCCCTGGCCGACCGCGGCCTGCTGACCCGGGTGCACGGCGGGGCCACGCTGCCGTCTCCGCTGGAGCAGGAGCCGGTGCGCCGGCGCAGGCTCGCGACGCCCGCGTTCACGATCGGGATGGTCGTCCCTTCGCTGGACTTCTACTGGCCTCACATCGTCAGTGGCGTACGCAATGCCGCGGCCGCGCACGGCGTCAACGTCCAGCTGCGGGGCTCCAGTTACGACCAGGCGGAGGACCGCAGGCAGATCGTGCGGCTGACCGAATCCGGACAGGTGCAGGGGCTGCTGCTCGCCCCGAACCTGGAGGGTCCCGGCATGCACGAGATGATCGACTGGATCGGGAAACTGCCGGTCCCGGTCATCTTCGTGGAGCGCCAGACGCCCGAGTGGACCCCGACGCCGCACCAGCTCGAATGGGTGCGCAGCGACCATGCGACCGGCCTGGAGATGGCGGTGCGGCATCTGCACACGCTCGGCCACCGCAACATCGGTCTCGTCCTGTCCAAGGGCAGCCCCACCTCGGCGCACCTGGCCGTGGGCTGGCACCGCGCGTGCGCCGGGCTCGGCCTGTCCGACGCCTTCCTGATACGCGAGAGCGTCGCCCTCGACGTGCCGGGTCACCGCCGGATCATCGGCGACATCCTGGAGGGCTGCCGCCGCTCCCGCATCACGGCGCTCATCGTGCACAGCGACCCCGACGCCCTCTCGGTGGTCCAGTACCTGACCGAACAGGGCATCCGCGTCCCCGACGACATGGCGCTCGTCAGCTACGACGACGAGGTGGCCCATCTCGCCGACCCGGCCATCACCGCGGTGCGGCCGCCGAAGGCGCTCGTGGGCCGTACGGCCGTCGAGATGATGCTGGCGCGGCTCCTAGAAGGAAGGCGCAGGCCCGCCCAACGGGCGCTGATCCTCCCGGAGTTGATCATCCGCTCGTCGTCGCTCCCGGCCGCGCCCCCGTCCCTGCCCGCACGCACGCCCCGGCGCCGCGAAACGGTGTGA
- a CDS encoding carbohydrate ABC transporter permease, whose amino-acid sequence MSAAAPPVAPPVTKNASPGASAAAHQAAAKRRRRRNLLVGWSFILPNFLGFAALTLVPVIGALAMAFTQWDSYSTPKWVGLDNFQRLWNDSNFWAALQNTFYYAAGHIPLTLGVSLGLAVLLNQKLRGVHVLRTAFFFPYITSLVAVAVVWNMLLSPDSGPVNQFLSFLGVDHPPGWTSSRDWAMPALIIASVWRDMGYYMVLFLAGLQTVPAELYEAARMDGAGPWQRFWHVTLPGLRPTTFFVTVMITVSSFKVFDLVQVMTEGGPGRSTLVLSQLIFREGITQGRFGYASAVSLALFLICLVITVIQFQMQRRSER is encoded by the coding sequence GTGAGTGCCGCCGCCCCGCCCGTCGCACCGCCCGTCACCAAGAACGCGTCCCCCGGCGCTTCCGCGGCCGCCCACCAGGCCGCCGCGAAGCGCCGGCGGCGCCGGAACCTCCTGGTCGGCTGGTCCTTCATCCTGCCGAACTTCCTCGGCTTCGCCGCCCTCACCCTCGTCCCGGTGATCGGCGCGCTCGCGATGGCCTTCACCCAGTGGGACTCCTACTCCACCCCGAAGTGGGTGGGCCTGGACAACTTCCAGCGGCTGTGGAACGACTCCAACTTCTGGGCCGCCCTGCAGAACACCTTCTACTACGCGGCCGGCCACATCCCGCTGACCCTCGGCGTCTCGCTCGGCCTCGCCGTACTGCTCAATCAGAAGCTGCGCGGCGTGCACGTCCTGCGGACCGCGTTCTTCTTCCCGTACATCACCTCGCTCGTCGCGGTCGCCGTGGTGTGGAACATGCTGCTGAGCCCCGACTCGGGGCCCGTCAACCAGTTCCTGTCGTTCCTCGGAGTCGATCACCCGCCGGGCTGGACCAGTTCACGGGACTGGGCGATGCCCGCGCTGATCATCGCGAGCGTGTGGCGCGACATGGGCTACTACATGGTGCTGTTCCTGGCCGGCCTGCAGACCGTCCCGGCCGAGCTGTACGAGGCGGCCCGCATGGACGGAGCAGGTCCCTGGCAGCGGTTCTGGCACGTCACCCTGCCCGGGCTGCGGCCCACGACCTTCTTCGTCACCGTCATGATCACGGTCTCCAGCTTCAAGGTCTTCGACCTGGTGCAGGTGATGACCGAGGGCGGTCCCGGCCGCTCCACCCTCGTCCTGTCCCAGCTGATCTTCCGTGAGGGCATCACCCAGGGCCGCTTCGGCTACGCCTCGGCCGTCTCCCTCGCGCTCTTCCTGATCTGCCTGGTGATCACGGTGATCCAGTTCCAGATGCAGCGAAGGAGCGAGCGATGA
- a CDS encoding nuclear transport factor 2 family protein: MSTRPPLPPFTEAGALAKVQAAEDAWNTRDPDRVSLAYTEDSVWRNRDTFVRGREEIRAFLAAKWSRELDYALRKELWSFTEDRIAVRFQYEWRDADGGHWRSYGNELWEFDAHGLMRRREASINDVPIRAEERRIFGPRRPGTRGALPLA; this comes from the coding sequence ATGAGCACGCGCCCCCCGCTGCCGCCGTTCACCGAAGCCGGCGCGCTCGCCAAGGTGCAGGCCGCCGAGGACGCGTGGAACACCCGTGACCCCGACCGGGTCTCACTCGCGTACACGGAGGATTCCGTGTGGCGCAACCGCGACACCTTCGTGCGAGGGCGGGAGGAGATCCGCGCGTTCCTCGCCGCGAAGTGGAGCAGGGAGCTCGACTACGCACTGCGCAAGGAGCTGTGGTCCTTCACCGAGGACCGCATCGCCGTCCGCTTCCAGTACGAGTGGCGGGACGCGGACGGCGGGCACTGGCGCTCGTACGGCAACGAGTTGTGGGAGTTCGACGCCCACGGCCTGATGCGACGGCGCGAGGCGAGCATCAACGACGTGCCGATCCGTGCGGAGGAACGCCGCATCTTCGGTCCCCGGCGGCCGGGGACGCGAGGCGCGCTTCCTCTGGCGTGA